In Equus caballus isolate H_3958 breed thoroughbred chromosome 7, TB-T2T, whole genome shotgun sequence, one DNA window encodes the following:
- the OR7D17 gene encoding olfactory receptor family 7 subfamily D member 17: MEEGNDTEISEFLLLGLSEDPELQPLLFALLLSMYLVTLLGNLLIILTIISDSHLHTPMYYFLSNLSFVDICFASTTVPKMLVNIQAQRKDISYIGCLTQVYFFMIFALLDGFLLTVMAYDRFVAICHPLHYMVIMNPRLCGLLVLMCWFIIFWVSLFHILLLRRLTFCIGTKIPHFFCELAQVLKVACSDTLINNSSMYVASALLGVFPLIGILFSYSQIVSSIMRISSAGGKYRAFSTCGSHLSAVCLYYGTSLGIYFSSALTHSSHRSSITSVMYTVVTPMLNPFIYSLRNKDVKRALRRVLSRAAPCL; this comes from the coding sequence ATGGAAGAAGGAAACGACACAGAAATATCAGAGTTCCTCCTCCTGGGCCTCTCAGAGGATCCTGAACTGCAACCCCTTCTGTTTGCGTTGTTGCTGTCCATGTACCTGGTCACCTTGCTCGGGAACCTTCTTATCATCTTGACCATCATttctgactcccacctccacactcccatgtattacttcctctccaacctctccTTTGTCGACATCTGCTTCGCTTCCACCACTGTCCCGAAGATGCTGGTGAACATTCAGGCACAGAGAAAAGACATCTCCTACATAGGATGCCTCACACAGgtgtatttttttatgatttttgcttTACTGGATGGATTCCTCCTGACTGTAATGGCGTATGACAGAtttgtggccatctgccaccccTTGCACTACATGGTCATCATGAACCCACGCCTCTGTGGCCTCCTGGTTCTGATGTGCTGGTTCATCATTTTCTGGGTCTCCCTGTTTCATATTCTACTGTTAAGGCGGCTGACCTTCTGTATAGGTACTAAAATTCCACACTTCTTCTGTGAACTGGCTCAGGTTCTCAAAGTAGCCTGCTCTGACACCCTCATTAATAACAGCAGCATGTATGTGGCTAGTGCCCTGCTGGGCGTGTTTCCCCTCATTGGAATCCTCTTCTCTTACTCTCAAATTGTCTCCTCTATAATGAGAATTTCCTCTGCAGGGGGAAAATATAGagcattttccacctgtggtTCTCACCTCTCTGCAGTCTGCTTGTACTATGGGACAAGCCTGGGCATCTACTTCAGTTCTGCTCTGACCCATTCTTCCCACAGAAGCTCGATCACCTCAGTGATGTACACCGTGGTcacccccatgctgaaccccttcatctacagcctgaggaacaaggaTGTGAAGAGGGCCCTGAGAAGGGTCCTCAGTCGAGCAGCCCCTTGTCTGTGA